One genomic segment of Amycolatopsis sp. Hca4 includes these proteins:
- a CDS encoding M17 family metallopeptidase: MRNPLPPVPATLLDIEVAAELRRGVPAARLVAAPDNDDVEPLEIEGVRITGKAGDVQTVPGGDPRWIAGLGGGEPKEYRKTGAALVRAVNAALAEDVKAGAKAFRAVQLELPEEAAGEHVTELALGLLLGGYRYKVTGEDPAPSVRTIRLVSPDPALPALVERASVLAAATALTRDLANTPSNVKTPAWLADTAARVAGPRVEATVRDEKWLAAEGFGGVLAVGGGSARPPRLVELAYKPSGASTHLLLVGKGITFDTGGLSIKPADGMHLMRTDMAGGAAVIAAIRAVAALGLPVRVTALVPCAENHVSGSSYRPGDIVRHYGGKTTEVGNTDAEGRMVLADALAYGIKKYTPDYVVDAATLTGAMKVSLGLRTGGLFASDSALADAVTAAGARVGEAWWRMPLVEDYAENVRGEFGDVRQTPGGPGGITAALFLREFTAGLPWAHLDIAGPARSEKNYDEVVPGATGFAARTLVELAASLA, translated from the coding sequence GTGCGTAATCCGCTACCGCCCGTTCCGGCTACCCTGCTCGACATCGAGGTCGCGGCCGAGCTCCGCCGCGGCGTCCCGGCGGCCCGGCTGGTGGCCGCTCCCGACAACGATGACGTCGAGCCCCTGGAGATCGAGGGCGTCCGGATCACCGGCAAGGCGGGCGACGTGCAGACGGTGCCCGGCGGCGACCCCCGCTGGATCGCGGGGCTCGGCGGCGGCGAGCCGAAGGAGTACCGCAAGACCGGCGCGGCGCTGGTCCGCGCGGTGAACGCGGCCCTGGCGGAGGACGTCAAGGCCGGGGCCAAGGCGTTCCGCGCGGTGCAGCTGGAGCTGCCGGAGGAGGCCGCGGGCGAGCACGTCACCGAACTGGCGCTGGGCCTGCTGCTGGGCGGCTACCGCTACAAGGTGACCGGCGAGGACCCCGCGCCGTCGGTGCGCACCATCCGGCTCGTGTCGCCGGACCCGGCGCTGCCTGCACTGGTGGAGCGGGCTTCGGTGCTGGCCGCGGCGACGGCGTTGACCCGTGACCTCGCGAACACGCCGTCCAACGTGAAGACCCCGGCCTGGCTGGCCGACACGGCCGCGCGGGTGGCAGGCCCGCGCGTCGAGGCGACGGTCCGGGACGAGAAGTGGCTCGCGGCCGAGGGCTTCGGCGGCGTCCTGGCGGTCGGCGGCGGTTCGGCCCGGCCGCCGCGGCTGGTCGAGCTGGCGTACAAGCCGTCCGGTGCCTCGACGCACCTGCTGCTGGTGGGCAAGGGCATCACGTTCGACACGGGCGGCCTGTCGATCAAGCCGGCCGACGGCATGCACCTGATGCGCACGGACATGGCGGGCGGCGCGGCGGTGATCGCGGCGATCCGCGCCGTCGCCGCGCTGGGGCTGCCGGTCCGGGTGACGGCGCTGGTCCCGTGCGCGGAGAACCACGTGTCGGGTTCGTCGTACCGCCCGGGCGACATCGTCCGGCACTACGGCGGCAAGACGACCGAGGTGGGCAACACGGACGCGGAGGGCCGGATGGTCCTGGCGGACGCGCTGGCGTACGGGATCAAGAAGTACACGCCGGACTACGTGGTCGACGCGGCCACGCTGACCGGCGCGATGAAGGTCTCGCTGGGCCTGCGGACGGGCGGCCTGTTCGCCTCCGACTCGGCGCTGGCGGACGCGGTGACCGCGGCGGGCGCGCGCGTGGGCGAAGCGTGGTGGCGGATGCCGCTGGTGGAGGACTACGCGGAGAACGTCCGCGGCGAGTTCGGCGACGTCCGCCAGACGCCGGGAGGCCCGGGCGGGATCACGGCGGCGCTGTTCCTGCGGGAGTTCACGGCGGGGCTGCCGTGGGCGCACCTGGACATCGCCGGGCCGGCCCGGTCGGAGAAGAACTACGACGAGGTCGTGCCGGGAGCGACCGGGTTCGCGGCGCGGACGCTGGTGGAGCTGGCCGCCTCGCTGGCCTGA
- a CDS encoding DUF3117 domain-containing protein, whose product MAAMKPRTGDGPLEVTKEGRGLVMRVPLEGGGRLVVELSAEEAKDLGAALAEVTG is encoded by the coding sequence ATGGCGGCCATGAAGCCCCGGACCGGAGATGGTCCCCTCGAAGTGACTAAGGAGGGGCGGGGCCTCGTGATGCGCGTACCGCTCGAGGGTGGTGGGCGACTCGTCGTCGAACTCTCCGCGGAAGAAGCGAAGGACCTCGGCGCCGCGCTGGCGGAGGTCACCGGCTGA
- a CDS encoding enoyl-CoA hydratase-related protein, giving the protein MTTSDVLVTADADGVRTLTLNRPQAYNSLTVELKEALLAALREASGDEGVRAVVLTGSGKAFCAGQDLKEHVGLLQAGDPAPLHTVKEHYNPIVKAIVSMEKPVIAAVNGTAAGAGAAFAYASDLRIAAESSSFLMAFANVGLGPDSGASWTLQRLVGYGRAAELMLLARTVDAAEALRLGLVGEVVPDEELAARAQQVAAKLANGPTVAYAKIKSVLNLAAQSTFEEALDAEDAAQTALGATADHAEAVEAFVGKRKPNFQGK; this is encoded by the coding sequence GTGACCACATCCGACGTCCTGGTGACCGCCGACGCCGACGGGGTGCGCACCCTCACCCTCAACCGGCCGCAGGCGTACAACTCGCTGACCGTGGAGCTGAAGGAAGCACTGCTCGCGGCGCTGCGCGAGGCGTCCGGCGACGAGGGGGTCCGCGCGGTCGTGCTGACCGGTTCGGGCAAGGCGTTCTGCGCCGGGCAGGACCTCAAGGAGCACGTCGGGCTGCTGCAAGCGGGTGACCCCGCCCCGCTACACACGGTGAAGGAGCACTACAACCCGATCGTCAAGGCGATCGTGTCGATGGAGAAGCCGGTGATCGCGGCGGTCAACGGCACCGCCGCGGGCGCCGGGGCCGCCTTCGCCTACGCCAGCGACCTGCGGATCGCCGCCGAGTCGTCGTCGTTCCTGATGGCCTTCGCCAACGTCGGGCTGGGCCCGGACTCGGGCGCGTCCTGGACGCTGCAGCGGCTGGTCGGCTACGGCCGCGCGGCCGAGCTGATGCTGCTGGCCCGGACCGTCGACGCGGCCGAGGCGCTGCGGCTCGGCCTGGTCGGCGAGGTCGTCCCGGACGAAGAACTCGCCGCCCGCGCCCAGCAGGTGGCGGCGAAGCTGGCGAACGGCCCGACCGTGGCCTACGCGAAGATCAAGAGCGTGCTCAACCTGGCCGCGCAGTCGACGTTCGAGGAAGCCCTCGACGCCGAGGACGCCGCCCAGACCGCGCTCGGCGCGACCGCCGACCACGCCGAGGCCGTTGAGGCCTTCGTCGGCAAGCGCAAGCCGAACTTCCAGGGCAAGTGA